Part of the Verrucomicrobiota bacterium genome is shown below.
TGCACGGGAGGGAAAACAAGCGACTTCGTGGATTTCGCGCGAATTCTGCAAGGGAAGCGGGTCGCCATCGACACATTTGGCGTCCCGGCCACGCCGGAGATCGTGCATGATCTACAGACCGCCCGTTGGGGCGAGAAAACGGTTTGGCAGATTCTGGTAGAGGCTGGCGTTCAGATGACTGAAAACGCAAGCTGTGCGGCGTGCCTCGGCGGGCCTGTGGATACTTTCGGCCGCATGAACACCCCCATGAAATGCATCAGCGCTACGAACCGGAATTTCCCGGGCCGGATGGGCCACAAAGAATCCCAGGTTTTTCTGGCTTCGCCCGCGACAGTCGCCGCCAGCGCAGTCAACGGGCATATCACCGACCCGCGGGAGTTTTTGAGCTAACACGAACCGCGCAAATCAACCAACTCACTCCCAACCGCGCCTCGCCGAACAACAAGGACATGATTTGGTTGAGCGACCGTTGCGACGAGCCTCACGAAGGAGTGATTAACGTGGCCAAGAAAAAAGGCGGCTCAATGCACAAAGCCGCCTGAGGAACTAACGGGCATGAATAGGCCAAACCCGCATCTGTAGAATCGGCACTTTCTGCCACGACTTTAGGGTCCGTGCAAAAATAACTTCGGATTTTGGCGGGAGCGCCGCCTGGCCTGCGGCGAGGAGAAAAAGAGTATTGAAATCCGTTTTCGGAAGCCTAAGATGCCTCCCGGTTGATTTCAGAACTTTGATCTCAGCCACCCAACACCTGAGTTACCTAGACCATTTATGAAATTCCAACACTCTTCGGGTTCAAGGGGCCCCGGATTCACCTTGATCGAATTGCTCGTCGTCATCGCGATCATCGCGATCCTGGCCGGTATGCTTTTGCCGGCTTTGGCCAAAGCCAAAACCAAGGCGCAAGGGATTTCCTGCATGAGCAACAACCAGCAATTGCTCAAAGCCTGGCACTTGTATGCGGGCGATTTCGATGACGCCTGCGCCAACAACTTCACCATCCCGGACACCGAGGCCGCGATTAACAACAAGAAGTTCGACAACTGGGTCAACAATGTTATGACCTGGGGCGCCGGCACGGGAGCTGCAGATGTCAGCAACACCAACGTCCTGTGGGTGCAGAACGGCGTGCTCGCCCCCTATACCACGGCTGCTCTGGCCATTTACAAATGTCCCGCCGACAACTTCGTCAGCCCCCAGCAGAAGGCCAAGGGTTGGAAGAGCCGGCTGCGGAGCAACGCGATGAACGCTCTGTTTGGCAAGTCGAGCGGCAATCCGGGCGACATCAGTTGGAGAGGACAAAGCTGGTATGCCAGCGGCCAGTATCGCCAATTCCTCAAAACTTCCCACGTCCCGAATCCTGGGATGACTTGGCTGACGGTTGATGAGCATCCGGATTCGATCAACGACGGATTCTTCATCGTCGATATCAATGCCAGCCAGTGGGGTGATCTTCCGGCCTCGTTCCACAACCGCGCTTGCGGATTCTCGTTTGCGGACGGGCACGCGGAGATCAAGAAATGGCAAAGCGCAAGATCGGTTTATCCGGTTCGATTCGGCTTTTCCATCCAGCCCTTCGACGCCGCGGCCAAGCTGGATTTCGCCTGGTACCGGGAACGGACTGGATACATTCTCTACCGCTGAGCAAATTGCGGATTGCCGATTGCGGATTTGGGGAGACATGTCCAGCGGTTCTGCCGAAGGAAGCGAAAGACACCAAAGAATTCATTCGGGCGTGAAGATTCTTTGGTCGATCAGCGTTCTCGGAGTGAGTTTAAGCCCATTGCGCAAATGAACGGTTGGCGGAGTCCGCGCCTGGGAATCCAGTTCGAACTCGCTGCCGAAGGGTTGTCTCTGAGATATCCTGATGGCCGCCCCTTTCTTGAGGTTTGGGAATTGTTTCAGGCGGTGGAAGGTGAACGATCTCGCGCGGAGGTGGAAACCAAGCGAGCTGAGCGCCTGGCTGCCAGGCTGCGGGCGTTGGGGATTGATCCGGACAAAGAAGCGGATCCGGGGACTTAAATGGATGAGTGGATAAGTGATCAGGGATCCAACAATCCATTCATCCATCCAGTACTCCATTTGCCGTGCCGCCAGACTTCATTTCGGCGCTGGAATTGAGTGGTACCGATTCACCGGGGGTTCGTCCAGAGAGATCATTTTGCCGCCGGGCCATCGGATTTCAGCGCGGACCACGCGGTCAAGCGTGCCAAGCCCAAAGTGAACCGTGTTCGCGTGCTGAGAACGGTAAGAATCCCCCGTCACAATCTGGCGAGTGACTTCGCGGCCGTTGTAGTGCAGCGTGACGCGGGCGCCCACCAGCGTTTTTCCGGCCTCTTCGCGGAAGTGGAACCCGATCCAGTTGCCCCCGTTCTCCAGCATGTTCTTGAAAACGCGCAACGTTTGCCTGGCCACCGGCC
Proteins encoded:
- a CDS encoding type II secretion system protein, whose protein sequence is MKFQHSSGSRGPGFTLIELLVVIAIIAILAGMLLPALAKAKTKAQGISCMSNNQQLLKAWHLYAGDFDDACANNFTIPDTEAAINNKKFDNWVNNVMTWGAGTGAADVSNTNVLWVQNGVLAPYTTAALAIYKCPADNFVSPQQKAKGWKSRLRSNAMNALFGKSSGNPGDISWRGQSWYASGQYRQFLKTSHVPNPGMTWLTVDEHPDSINDGFFIVDINASQWGDLPASFHNRACGFSFADGHAEIKKWQSARSVYPVRFGFSIQPFDAAAKLDFAWYRERTGYILYR